A stretch of DNA from Tubulanus polymorphus chromosome 6, tnTubPoly1.2, whole genome shotgun sequence:
aaacaaaaatcaaGCGTTACGGTTATAACTCAGGAATTATGCGTAAAGCTGTCTGATAAACATAAAAAAGCTTTAACCATTTATGCACGGTtcaaaaatttgagaaattcctTGAAACTGATCTTATTATCGCTGTCAAGGTCGTGTTCCTTTATGTAGTTTTTCGCCGCCTCTAACTGCTGTTCTGGCATACCGCAATCACCTAGAAACACAATAAACTCAGGTGCCTCCAAATATCCGTTACCATCCGTgtcaaatttattgaaaactCGTTTCCAATTTTCGGCCGTGGTATTCCTGAAATAGCAACCAACATTGGTGAAAGATACCGGTAATTAATAGAACATATAACATACCAAgtccctggggccggttctGTAGTCATATTCAATCTAATTACATAACTACCGCCTTTAGATCTAAGACCACTTTTAGACTAATGTCTTGATTATGAAACCGGACAAAGGACCCTATTTCTCTTTGCCGTATAGATAAACCAACCATCAATAATCTTATTAACGAAGTATTGCCAAATTGCATTCTTTCCAAACGCTGTCAAATCATCTTCCGAGAA
This window harbors:
- the LOC141907039 gene encoding 16 kDa calcium-binding protein-like; its protein translation is MSDEERYAKAFDDIFDTDGSGSVSRDELSARLKERGKSDEEIEQMFIFCDLNRDNNISKKEFVSALTKNTTAENWKRVFNKFDTDGNGYLEAPEFIVFLGDCGMPEQQLEAAKNYIKEHDLDSDNKISFKEFLKFLNRA